A stretch of the Lolium perenne isolate Kyuss_39 chromosome 3, Kyuss_2.0, whole genome shotgun sequence genome encodes the following:
- the LOC127346106 gene encoding uncharacterized protein — MVVAPDGGGNEKKPDGEIHEEAAGGPGNINVKDHIALYFSSPKANGHAFEQLQETSYRFTPFEVPSSNLQPSSSPSSSSREIMLGDQRNGSSGSFRSSRRSSRRFAIPLVKKIDWGSLWGKSKVWIRNPVNMALFVWVVAVGVSGAILFMVMTGMLNRVLNKAQKDTWFEVNNQILNALFTLMCLYNHPRRFYHLALLCRWRAADMLALREMYCKDGTIKPNERKHMMVVILLLHLNCFAQYAMCGLNLGLPRSRRPPVGVGLTISVAICAPAVAGLYKNLSPLGKDYEAQAADEESGSPQLQRKTIEKRYSFAMHSVVFEQEGAASSSTELNPVWKGGVFDLWDDISLAYLSMFCSCCVFGWNTSRLGFGNMYVHTVTFILFCLAPFFIFNLAAINIDNDGARAALGLGGTLLCVLGLLYGGFWRIQMRRRFRLPANHFCCGKPDVTDCFQWLCCCPCSLSQEVRTADAYQIVQEDRMQRHHRRDDDSNSQVHMPSHGDDVQQQQPMRFAGVLVPNGATNTSTNTIPPAVPVVIHK, encoded by the coding sequence ATGGTGGTGGCTCCAGATGGTGGTGGTAATGAGAAGAAACCTGATGGCGAGATACACGAAGAAGCCGCAGGAGGACCCGGGAACATCAACGTGAAGGATCACATAGCACTCTACTTCAGCTCACCCAAAGCAAATGGACACGCCTTTGAGCAGCTGCAGGAGACATCCTACCGGTTCACGCCATTTGAGGTGCCGTCCTCCAACCTGCAGCCATCAAGCTCCCCTTCCTCCTCGTCCAGGGAGATAATGCTCGGCGACCAACGAAACGGCTCTTCGGGGTCCTTCCGCTCGTCTCGAAGGTCCTCGAGGCGCTTCGCGATACCTCTGGTGAAGAAGATCGACTGGGGATCCTTGTGGGGCAAGTCCAAGGTGTGGATCAGGAACCCGGTGAACATGGCCCTCTTCGTGTGGGTTGTTGCTGTTGGAGTTTCAGGCGCCATCCTCTTCATGGTGATGACAGGGATGCTGAACCGCGTTCTGAACAAGGCTCAGAAGGACACCTGGTTCGAGGTGAACAATCAGATACTGAATGCTCTGTTTACCCTCATGTGCCTGTACAACCACCCGAGACGGTTCTACCACCTGGCCTTGCTGTGCCGGTGGCGAGCCGCCGACATGCTCGCGCTCCGGGAGATGTACTGCAAGGATGGGACTATCAAGCCCAACGAGAGGAAGCACATGATGGTGGTGATCCTGCTGCTTCACCTTAACTGCTTCGCACAGTATGCCATGTGTGGCCTCAACCTGGGCTTGCCGAGGAGCAGGCGTCCGCCAGTGGGCGTCGGGCTGACAATCTCGGTGGCAATATGTGCGCCGGCGGTCGCTGGCCTGTACAAGAACCTCAGCCCTCTCGGGAAAGACTACGAGGCACAGGCCGCCGATGAGGAGTCTGGTTCGCCGCAGCTCCAGAGAAAGACCATCGAGAAGCGGTACTCCTTTGCCATGCACAGTGTCGTCTTCGAGCAGGAAGGTGCTGCGTCGTCGTCTACGGAGCTTAACCCGGTGTGGAAGGGCGGCGTGTTCGACCTGTGGGATGACATCTCCCTCGCCTACCTCTCCATGTTCTGCAGCTGCTGCGTGTTTGGGTGGAACACCAGCCGGCTCGGGTTTGGCAACATGTACGTGCACACCGTGACCTTCATCCTCTTCTGCCTGGCCCCATTCTTCATCTTCAACCTCGCGGCgatcaacatcgacaacgacggagCAAGGGCCGCGCTTGGTCTCGGCGGCACCCTCCTCTGTGTGCTTGGCCTGCTCTATGGCGGGTTCTGGAGGATCCAGATGCGCAGGAGGTTCAGGCTCCCCGCCAACCATTTCTGCTGCGGCAAGCCGGACGTGACCGACTGTTTCCAGTGGCTCTGCTGCTGCCCCTGCTCTCTTTCTCAGGAGGTCAGGACGGCCGATGCCTACCAGATTGTGCAAGAAGATAGGATGCAACGCCACCATCGCAGAGACGATGATTCCAACTCGCAGGTCCACATgcctagccatggtgatgatgtgcAGCAGCAACAGCCAATGAGGTTTGCAGGTGTTCTCGTACCAAATGGGGCCACTAATACCAGTACCAACACAATACCACCTGCTGTACCTGTAGTTATACATAAATAG
- the LOC127346105 gene encoding pentatricopeptide repeat-containing protein At3g16610-like, translating to MRLRLPAKLNPSAALPHHPPPPPTAARHLCTVAPPSDACLLQQQLDDHIARGNLALARHLFDQIPGPDVRAHNALIRAYSWRGSALAADALVLYRAMLHDGVPPDKYTFPFVLKACAARLDLRAGRAIHRHAARAGLHADLFVSTALIDLYMKCAFFRHATNVFDQMPARDAVAWNAMLAGYALHSMHHHALACLLRMQDRLRPNASTLVSLLPLLAQQRALSQGKSVHAYSVRACLHDKDGVLVGTALLDMYAKCGHLRYACSVFEAMADKNDVTWSALIGGFVLCNRMLEAFRLFKDMLAQGLCFLSPTSVASALRACASLADLRIGEQLHVLLAKSGLRSDLTAGNSLLSMYAKAGLTDEATALFDEMVVKDTVSYSALISGYVQNGMADEAFLVFRKMQACNVEPDVATMVSLIPACSHLAALQHGKCSHGSVIVRGIAPETSICNALIDMYAKCGRIDLSRQIFDVMPARDIVSWNTMIAGYGVHGLGKEATALFLDMKHRACEPDDVTFICLISACSHSGLVTEGKRWFHMMEQKYGITPRMEHYIGMVDLLARGGFLDEAYQFIQSMPLKADVRVWGALLGACRVHKNIDLGKQVAKMIQKLGPEGTGNFVLLSNIFSAAGRFDEAAEVRILQKEKGFKKSPGCSWIEINGSLHAFIGGDRSHPQSPQIYQELDSILVDINKLGYQADTSFVLQDLEDEEKEKALLYHSEKLAIAFGILTLGEDKTIFVTKNLRVCGDCHTVIKYMTLVRKRAIIVRDANRFHHFKNGQCSCGDFW from the coding sequence ATGCGGCTCCGACTTCCCGCCAAATTGAACCCGTCCGCCGCACTACCGCaccacccgccgccgcctccgaccGCCGCCCGCCACCTCTGCACCGTCGCGCCTCCCTCCGACGCATGCCTTCTTCAGCAGCAGCTCGACGACCACATCGCCCGGGGCAACCTCGCCCTCGCCCGCCACCTGTTCGACCAAATCCCCGGCCCGGACGTGCGCGCCCACAACGCGCTCATCCGGGCCTACTCCTGGCGCGGGTCCGCCCTCGCCGCCGACGCGCTCGTCCTCTACCGCGCCATGCTCCACGACGGCGTCCCGCCCGACAAGTACACCTTCCCCTTCGTCCTCAAAGCCTGCGCCGCGCGCCTCGACCTCCGCGCCGGCCGTGCAATCCACCGCCACGCCGCGCGCGCGGGGCTCCACGCCGACCTCTTCGTCTCCACCGCCCTCATCGACCTCTACATGAAGTGCGCCTTCTTCCGCCACGCCACCAACGTCTTCGACCAGATGCCTGCCAGGGACGCCGTCGCCTGGAACGCCATGCTCGCCGGGTACGCGCTGCACAGCATGCACCACCACGCGCTCGCGTGCCTCCTTCGCATGCAGGACCGCCTCAGGCCCAACGCCTCCACCCTCGTCTCGCTCCTCCCTCTGCTCGCCCAGCAGAGGGCGCTCTCCCAGGGGAAGTCGGTGCACGCCTACAGCGTCCGTGCCTGTCTCCACGACAAGGACGGGGTCCTCGTCGGCACCGCCCTGCTGGACATGTACGCAAAGTGCGGGCACCTGCGTTACGCCTGCAGCGTCTTCGAGGCCATGGCCGACAAGAACGACGTCACCTGGAGCGCGCTGATCGGCGGCTTCGTGCTCTGCAACCGGATGTTGGAGGCCTTCCGTCTGTTCAAGGACATGCTGGCGCAAGGACTGTGTTTTCTTTCTCCGACCTCTGTCGCCAGCGCTCTTCGGGCCTGCGCCAGCCTGGCCGACCTCCGTATCGGTGAGCAGCTGCACGTCTTGCTTGCTAAATCTGGGCTTCGCTCTGACCTGACCGCGGGGAACTCGCTCCTCTCGATGTACGCCAAGGCTGGGTTGACCGACGAGGCTACGGCGCTTTTTGATGAGATGGTCGTCAAGGACACGGTTTCTTACAGCGCGCTTATATCAGGGTACGTGCAGAATGGCATGGCAGACGAAGCCTTTCTCGTCTTCAGGAAGATGCAGGCCTGCAACGTCGAGCCGGATGTTGCCACAATGGTGTCCCTCATCCCAGCCTGTTCGCACCTGGCAGCTTTGCAGCATGGGAAGTGCAGCCATGGCTCTGTCATAGTCCGTGGAATTGCACCTGAAACCTCTATATGTAATGCCTTGATAGATATGTATGCAAAGTGTGGAAGGATTGATCTCTCCAGGCAGATTTTTGATGTGATGCCAGCTCGGGATATCGTGTCCTGGAATACGATGATCGCGGGGTACGGAGTCCATGGACTCGGGAAAGAAGCCACCGCATTGTTCTTAGACATGAAGCATCGAGCTTGTGAACCGGACGATGTCACCTTCATCTGCCTGATTTCGGCGTGCAGCCACTCTGGACTTGTGACTGAAGGGAAACGCTGGTTTCACATGATGGAACAGAAGTACGGTATAACTCCAAGGATGGAGCACTATATCGGCATGGTTGATCTTTTGGCCAGAGGGGGTTTCCTTGATGAAGCTTATCAGTTTATCCAGAGCATGCCACTGAAAGCAGATGTTCGTGTATGGGGTGCCTTGCTTGGTGCCTGTCGGGTTCATAAGAACATTGACTTAGGAAAGCAAGTGGCTAAGATGATCCAGAAACTAGGACCTGAGGGGACTGGCAACTTTGTTCTGCTGTCCAACATATTCAGCGCTGCTGGTAGATTCGATGAGGCGGCAGAAGTTCGAATATTACAGAAGGAGAAGGGTTTTAAGAAGAGTCCTGGCTGCAGTTGGATCGAGATAAATGGCTCTCTACATGCATTTATTGGTGGAGACAGATCTCATCCACAATCACCTCAGATATATCAAGAGCTGGATAGCATCCTCGTAGATATTAATAAACTGGGTTACCAGGCTGATACCAGTTTTGTTTTACAAGATCTTGAGGACGAGGAAAAGGAAAAGGCACTTCTTTACCACAGCGAAAAGTTAGCAATAGCTTTTGGCATCCTCACTCTTGGTGAAGATAAGACCATTTTTGTTACAAAGAATCTCCGTGTATGTGGAGATTGCCATACTGTTATCAAGTACATGACCTTAGTCAGGAAAAGGGCTATAATTGTCAGAGATGCCAATAGATTTCACCATTTCAAGAATGGACAATGCAGTTGTGGAGACTTTTGGTGA